Within the Naumovozyma castellii chromosome 1, complete genome genome, the region GggtagaaatattttcttcacaTAGAAACCAGAGATATTCAGACGTCGTCGGATAAGCCTATTTTGATCATAGAATTTTCTAGAATGTTCTACAACTTTTTTGTCGAACTCTAAAATTACTCTTTCATTTTCGATCATTTTCtatattgttctttttcattctttgtgGAACAACTTGCTCTTTGATAGACGTATCCTATCCATCTTGTAGAATATTCGGTTCCAGcatatttatcattttcaacaGATTAGTTTCAATAACACACTCTCTGACACAATATTCTCTTTGAGTTCAGCTAGAGCTTGGCCTTTACCATGTTTTGAAAATCTCCTCTAATTTACTTTTTTACaacaaaaaaaagaatgaaatgttgaaaattttgtaGTGTGGtaaaaaacaacaataacacTTGCTAGAATAGTTACAATAAACTCCATATTCTACCGACATCAGAGCCCAGAATGAAGGGTATACGCATATTGTGACGTTGTTTATTTGCTCCTTTTGGCGCGATTTCCGCCACTCCGTAAAATGCGCTCTGCACATCAAAGGAGTgttaaattatatataatgaCTAAGTTGAAGATCTGGTTGGGCACGACTTACCACTGCTattccaataataacaaGAACATATAACAAATATCATGTCAGAACTACATACCAATACAACTCCATCGTGTCACGACgaaacaaagaaacaagagCAAGCTCAAGAGGACAAACCAAAACCATGCTGCGTGTGTAAACCAGAAAAGGAGGAAAGAGATAAGTGTTTACTGTTTAATACCGAGGCTGATGAAACTCCTGCTAGCTGTCAAGAGTTTATAGATAAGTACAAGGCTTGTATGAGAGGATATGGTTTCGAGGTATAAATATGATGTCCCCCACTAAAATTCCAGATTTTAGCGTCTGtcaatatttccatttaAATGTTTCCTGTATGTAGAAAAAAGAACACTATTCATTTATCTATTCATTCGTTCATATAGTCGTATGTAATGTACTAATTTAAAACATATATTCAATCACCCATCTTATGTGTGTCACATTAATGAATCTGCTTCACCCCTTAGAGACAGTAGATCATTCTCCAATTCCCCTTTCTCGACACTTCGTTCGAGTAAAATAAGgtaaaatttttcaattgcaAGGTTTAActcatcaatttctttctgCATGGATTCCATTTGTATACTGGCAGATGCTAGACACTTGTCCtgtattgaaattaaactTGATTGATCACGATATagttttttcaattcatcgacttctttctctttatCCAAAAAATCCTTAGACAAAGAACCCAGTATATTATAGAAGGGGTCCTTGGTACTCTTAGCAAGCTTTTGGAAATCCAAAAGCATTGCCATTTCTTCCtcattatatttaaatttattctcAGGCTTTAACTTATCTTCTTGTTCAGTTTCAATAGCCACCCTTGTCCCATAATCCTCTCTGGACATGTCTGCAAAATTGGTAATTAGGTTCCTCGACCTTTATACAAAGATGGAAATACATTGAGAAAGTAGAAATTTTTTGTGTTTAACTAACTATATTTTTCTAGATGAAATTATGTCATAGTATGGCGCCCTAAGAAAACTCCCTGCAAAAAAACCAAACAACAATTAGAATTGATCGGTGAAAGCCTTACCAGCCCAATTCAACAATCTATCGTACACCATGTTGTTAGCATTATGGTATTTAATAGCATGGTCTGAGTCAGGGAAAACGTGCATATCGTAGTTTTCTACATTATTCAAGTTCAAGAGatccaagaatttcaaCGTATTCTGGAAATGAACATTATCATCCCCTGTACCATGCATAACCAAAAACCTATTAACTTTACCAAATGACGTGGCGTTGTGAACACTGGATTTAACATATCCATCAATATTCTCCTGTGGGGTATGCATGTACCTTTCCGTGTAAACAGTATCATAAAGACTCCAATCTGTAACTGGTGCCACAGCCATCccatatttgaaatattctcCAGCGTCTCTTTCCAGCACCTTTAATGTTAGATAACCACCATATGACCatccaaataatgaaattttattagCATTGACGTACTTTTTCGCACTATAAAGCTTGGCTGCAGATATTTGATCAATGGCTTCGTATTCACCAAGATTATCCCTCACCAAGGAACGGAATCGTTTCCCTTTAAATCCTGTACCACGACCATCTACCACCACAACAATGGCGTTCAATTGAGATGCAACCACTTCGTTAAATCCAATGGAAAATCCTTGAAGAACTTGTTGAGAATTGGGTCCACCATAGGCATAGAAAAATACTGGATAGTAATCCTTCAATTTTGGATTGAAATCATTAGGGAGAATTTCAAAGGCATTGACTAGGATATCCTCACCATCGTCATCTTTACCTAAGttcaattctttgaattctttttttGGAACGTCATACTCCTTCAGAATTTCTCTCAATTTTTCGTTTTTTTCAAGGTAATATAAGGTCTTACCAAGAATATTACCGTCGAGTTCACCAAAATCAAGGTTTTCCTTCGATTTgaaatcaataattttttgatatGGTACCTTGGGGCCCCTGTACGATAATAGCGCAAAACGAGCACCGGCAGAGAAGGAGATTCCATAGACGCCTCTGGATAGAGTGTCTGTAACTGGGTGTATTTCTTCTGGTTTATGCAATTCCACATAGTAGACATgtctttcaattgatgaCTTCCTAGTGgcaataaaataaatacGGTTTAATTCATGGTCAAAGGCTAGAGGTCCACCTACCACTTCCCATTCACCTCTTGTTAATATAATTGGcttggaagaattaaaagaaCTGAAATAGACGAGATGATTGAATCCATCCACGGGGAAAAGATCAACGTATCCATTATGGAATCTATCTAATGTGTCATTCTTAGGGATGTATAACGTATTGTGTGTAATTTCCCACCATCCACCTTCAGATGGATTTTTTCTTACCAATTGAGATTCTTTATTCAATGTATCGACGAGAACAACTTTCAATATATCAGACGAACGATCACtaatcttcattattaagTTCTCCTCACCTACCCATACAACTTCAGTGATTAAGACAGGTGAACTCTCTCTGGAAAGATGGTTCACATTCACAGGAAATGAATCCTTCTCCTTAATGCTATAAATCCAAAGATCCACATCAGGATTAGGCGTCCCACTCTTAGGGTATTTAATTGTCTTCATTTCGGGATATAAATCGTCCTTATCTTGCACATAATATGGGATGGTGAATTCCTTTACTTGAGATTCATCAATCTTGAAAAACGCAATGTATTGACCATCGGGTGACCACCAGAGGGCACAATCACTCTCCaaaacttcttcttcgtaAACCCAATCTGGTTTCCCATTAAACACTCGAGCATCTCCATCTGATGTGATGGTTTCCACTGTGGTATGAGACTCAGTGGAGTACAAATACATATTATTACCTTGTATATAGACCATATCCACAGAATTTGGTGACCATTTAGCCAAAGCAATATCATCACCAATATGATGAAACTCTTCACTTGTCTTATTATAGACAAAATATGAACCAAAAGTGGAATGCCTCCAATTTTGCTTTGTATTAGTCCTGATTATCAACTGTGACAAATCCGGTGCAGCTGCCATGGAATCTACTTTATATTCCACTCCCTGGAAAGTGAAATTCTTACTATTCAACAAACTCTCAGAATAACCTCTATCAAATACTGATTTAATCACGTATCGATCATCAATGTTAGCCACATATAAACCTTTGTCATTTTCCTTAGCCTCGGGAGTATTCAACCATTGCAAACTCTGCATCTTGGGTTTAAACAAGTCCTTCCTTACATTCTCAAAGGAAATCTTCTGTAGTCCATTCTTAGTGGTCTTGGAATGAGCCAATTTAAATTTCCTTCCTGGTAAAGAAGGGATGACCCTAAATAAGAGTACTGTCCCCCATATCAATAGGATGGCAATAATCCCATATTTAGTCAATTTATCCTGGACGGGTTTCCTCTTATCAAAAAGAAGAGGTGTTTCCTCAGCATCTGGCGTATCAGTCCTATCCATTACCGCCTCTTTGTTCTTTTTGTTGTTCTGTTGCTCTTAATTAAAGTTgctgaaatttcatttaatttccTTGTTTCTTATCTAATGCCATATATACACACAATCTATAAATCACGGTTAAACACACAAACActtgttatatatattctggGGTGGACTTGATACTCGTCAAGATCAACTTATTCATCATCTCCTTCGAGATAGAATCCTGATTGTTCCTCTCGTTGAGAGAGTTGTCATATTGAGACGTGCTTACCGCACCCATCGTACCCGTATGCAAACCTCCTGCTCCTCCACTAGGCTGTGGTCCACCACCCATAACCATCGTGGGTGGTCCACTACTCCTACTCACATTCCCTGCCGTCGTAGTGGCTGGATTGTTACTCGTGGCATTGGACGTATTGGATGTCGTCGGCGCCATGGGAGGCTTGATGAATTGCATCCCTTGTGAAGGCTTGAATTCCGTCAACTTATATATGTCATCCAGGGTCTTCGAGAGATGTAACGTGGAAGACAGGAGTCTACTTTGTACGACTTTGAATATAGTGGGTGATTGGTACACATTGGCTCCGATAATGTAGTAATTTTGCAGAGTTTCGATCTTGTTACCAGGTTGAGAGCGGTACTGTTTTCTTATTTGCCAGAAATCTGGTTCCCTCACGTTGGAGAGGACATACTCTATCCctttcaacttcttcaactcTTGTTCCAGCACGAAATGCAACGGATATTTTCCCAGAAGATCCTTCCTTATAGGATCCTTATTCAAATACGAGAAGTCGTCTGTATTCAAGAGTGTGGAAGCAGTAGGGTTGGTACCTGTAGGGATGAACTCCTGTCCCTGTTCAGCAGCAGATTGTTGTGCCGGATCCTGAGAGAATTGTCTCTGCATCTTTATGACGTGGTTGTTGGAGGTCTTCTCAAAGAAGGGAGACTCGGAGAAGTAGTCCAGGACATTATCTGTCCTGAGACCGAATGCCTGGATCCATTCCGGAGACTTCCATTGCAGTTCATCCAGTGGTGTGTTCATTGCAGTTTGGCGTCGTCGTTTGTTCTTGTCATGGATGGATATTTTCCAGATTTATCGGAAGGGATTCTTTTATTAACCAACTACACAATCAAACATTCCAAAGACAAACAAgacaaaataataagagGAACGATGATGATCGGTCGTGCACGTCTATTTAGTACTACAACGAGGCTTCTCGCCGTAAATAAGAGAGTGGTTCCACCCACAACAGAGAAACTCCCCGACGTGAGTGCGTTTCTCACTAGGATTGGAAGAGAGTGCTCTGAGCTGACGGAGACTTATGAGAACGATTGGAACAACCTGTTTTCTTGGAATGGCAGgattttgaaagagaaggGAGTCCCTGTAGCACAGAGGAAATATGTGTTGAAACAGGTCGAGAATCTACGTCAAGGGCATGAAGAGCGTGTCAGAGAGTTGAAAAAGGGGAAGAAATCGTTCTTTGGAGGTGAAAGGAAGAGGAAAGCTAATAGAGCTAAGTGGGAAGCAGAGCAGAGGAAAGAGCTAGCTGATTCGTAATGGTAGTGTGTATTTATGATTCGATGTGTAATGAATCTGCtcttgtaaataaataattcaataataattcttacaaaaaaatttcattaaatgcAGTCAACCAGAAATGGACTAATTACTCTACCGACAGAAGATAATATCAGAGAAACGATGGGAGAGGCAATGGATACGAATGGTGATGCACCATATGTTCGATTGGTAAGTTTATTGGCGGAGTATGATAGTCTTTTGGAACAATTACAAAGCTCCATGTCCGATGGGTTCCATAATTTAAGTAGAGCCAACTATTTCAATAAGGATTCATTGCGTGGATCGTATGGGGTGGATTATTGGGACGAATCGTACATTGGAGAACTCACAGTCGAGATTACTGGAAGTACAAGACCAGAAGTTGACATTATTCGAAAGAAGCCGATATTGAAAAcggatgatgatggtgatgatggGTCTCTAGAGGAGAAACCAGATGCCACCGATTCTACCATCAAGAAGAGGAAAGGTAAGAATAAGGAAGAGAAGCAACGATCGacacagaagaagaaaaatactGTATACAGAGACCCAATCACCATGTTTGGTGGTGGGTTAATGATTCCGTCTAGTCTAAGACAATGCCAGTCCAACTTTAAAGGTTGTATTCCTCTGTTCACACAATTGATCAACTGTAAGATAAGGTTGAATGAATTGCTGgaagaaataaaagattgaaaGGTTTGGTTACGAATGTGTTttagaatatatatttttatgCGTATAAAATaaccaaagaaatatcGTCGGAGTCGTAGATAGATAATGTTTAATGCGAGATAGGTTGGAACGAATGAATGTTTATATTGTCTATAGGAATGTGAATGTAGATGGATTATTCATATCCATATAGAGGAGGTGAATTTGTGTCACTGGATCCATGATAGTATCGGAGTACATCATCCACAGATACCCTCGTCGCACCACTACTACTCCGTTTGACCATATTTTTATCGTTTAGAAAAGTAGTGTTTCCAAACATGGTTCCCTCCAAGTTCAATTGTGGCGATGATTGATGTTTATTCAATGTTGGTTTAGTACCATTAAAACTCGTTATTGGtttatcttccaataaCGTAGGAAACGAATAGTTCTTTAGAAATTCTACTGAGACATCACTTTGATCAGATTGATTTCTGTAATGGTTCATCTTCTTTGCTGACTTACAATGTAATTTATCAAACGAAGGGGTCCTTTCCAAAAAGGTCGTAGCCATAGTGGCCGAGGAGACAATTCGTCCAGTGTCCACTGTCACATTGGAATATACAGATGACTCATTAGAACGAGGTCTTGATTTTGGAACAGATAATTTGTCGCTGGTTTTCGAAGCACGTTTATTGACGTCCCAGTTGTCCTGAAAGATGGGTAATTGTAATTGCATTTGATGAGGTTGTTCCAGAATCTGTTTCTCCTCTGTTGTAAGTGGCTTGCCATCCAATTTCCCATCTGCATGAGATATATGTTGGAAATCATAGGGATTCGATATCTTCCTAGAAGATGCTGAGCCACTTCTTGACTCCTTGCTCATACTTATGTTAAAcaaatttccaaagaatttcttcttctttttgcCACTATTGTCATGGAGGGTGGCCATATTTGAGGCTCCTGTCTTCTCATTGTCCACCATGGTTCTGTACTTCGCCACgttttggaatttcttgttctctAAAAGAGGTTTGTCACTGTTGAGCACCTTGATACCCAtgtcttcatcatcgtcatctaCCCCAAGGAATTGTTGGGCCCGCACTCCACCGTACAGCTTCTCCACCTCTTGATCTTCATCAAGCCAGATGGATTTCATCTGAGGCAACACGACTTGGTTATTCATCAATCTACTTTAGTTATCTTATTGTTTCTTGTTAGCTATGGTAAACGTTCCTGGATCAATAGTCTCTACTTGAGCACCAATCCATTAATGTTAAATAAGAAGTGTCGATGACAAAGAAAACCAGcaaattttctaattttaTTTCACAAACGCGTAAACCAAAAAGGGTAACgttattgaatgatttaCGCGTCTCGTTTAGCCAACAATGAACGACGAATTTCACTATTAAAGGAGGGccattcattcattgacCAGTCTGTTCACAGCATTGCATCCTCCCAGAGCAGCAAGATGTTCTGGTTTGATTTGCTGAAATTGGTCCTTACGGCCCTCGTCATCCTGCTCCTCACGGACAGGTTCATCAATTCGTTCTTGCTGGACTTCAAGAGAGACCTGAGCAAAGTAGCTCTGAATCAGCAATCCAATATCTCCCCTGTGAGGAAGGAGAACGAAACTGCTGTTTACAGGAACTTTCTGGCACCACAGGGGTTCCCTTTGACTACCGGATTGGGCATCTCCCATGGGTATAAGATTAGAAATGGGAACTTTGCTGATGTTTGGATGGCTATTATGGAAGTATCTACTAATAAACTAGCATTgcattttggaaaagacCATTCCACCTCTTTGGAGAGCATCAATGGAATGATAAACACGATACTATCAAACgaacaatttaaagatgTTAAGGATATTGGAATTAATGTCTCTGTTGCTTCCTCTTCAGGGTTCGCTCTTATGGTTGCTGCAATGCTTCGAAGTGTCACTGGTAATGGTGGTGTCCCACATATACTTAATGCAGTTCCAAGGGAGAGAATCGAAAGCTTAGATGTTTTGGCCATTGATTCGTGGTCTAAATATGAAAGATTGGGCGAAAGTAAAGATTGGTATAAGTTGATCATTATATGCGAACCTAAAACTGGGAAAAATGGTAACCATTTAGAATATTCAAACGTTATTACTTTTGATAAACTGATCTCCGATTATAAACAAGACAAAGTTTTCAGATATTCACCACCAGATGATAATTTAGATGATAAAAAAGCACTATTAAAGATATCCTTCCAAAATATGACTACAGAATTCTCACAACTAAACCTAGTGAGTAGTTTAGCCACTTTCATTAAGGGTTTCCCCATGAATCATGAAATTACTGGGAAAGATTGTTTAACAATACTTTTGCGAGATACGTCTAAAAATTCGAACATTTCCCTACAAATGTGGACTAAACTATTATCCGTATTACTTCATGGTGGCTCTATCTCATTTATTGATCAAACGTTAACAATGCGAAACATTcctacaacaacaacattaCTATTAACCGAATTAGATTCCCTGAAGAAACTAGCAGATTCAGTCAAGAACCAAGACCCACCAATATCCATCCTACAAAGGCTAAAATTATCGTATTCGAAAACTTTGATTAGCGAGGGGATATTTACTCAGGTAGGTAAACACTCGTTACCAGaattggatcaattgaGATGTATATTCGTGGCTGATTCTCTAGAAGGTACAGAACAAATAACAACATTCAAATCATCTATACCAAAACtacaaaaggaaaaatatttcaactCTCTAGACACAAGACAATTGAATTCCTTGCGTGCCATTTTTGGTTCAAGAATCgttattgaattatattGCCCATATCTGATATTTGGCCCCATATTCCAAACCAACTTTTATGATTATAGAGTCTTCTCTGATTCAGTAAATAAAAACTTTATTTGCTTTGGTACTTTATCAACATCTTTAGAGGGTAAACTAATTGCCACTTTGAATGATTTAGATATCACAAAAAGGCAAGGGATGCTATGCGTAAGAGGATTTACCATTGGTAAGCCTCTAGAATCCAGCCGTCAAGATGCAGCAAGGAAATTAAGTGCTCAATTAGGTGGTGGGGAAGGCTGGATGCCATTAAATGGAGTATTTGGGTTATGGGGTAAAGATGGGTGCTTTTACCTATATACTGACCATCACTCCGAGAAATACAAAAAATTTATAGAAGCAAATGGTTTATGGCCATATTAGTTCTCTCATATCTCATAATATTTACATAGCAGCACATAACCTAAATCTATAAAACTTTACTCATACACTAAAACCATATCATTGCTCTTTCGCTAGCCTCTTAATTAACAAGCAACAGATTATTTCTGATTTCTGATCTACCCACAAAAAGTAACCGACTCGAAGCCTTTTCGCCCCCACTAGAATTGCCATAGTGGCAGGTATGGctattgaaagattggGTTCAAAACTAATAATGCTAAAATGAAGgcagaaaaaaaaaagtttgtACTGTATTAcatattaaaaaaaaaaaagtctTTATAGAGTATAAATTGTAATTTACAAGACAGAGTCAGAATAAAGATCGCTCCACAGCACATTGTATAAGTCATTCATGTCAGTATTATTAACAAACTCATCTAACGTCCCTAAATTATAACCTACTATTAAGTTGGGATCTTGATTCTGGGTGTTACCATCTAAACTTCCATTGAGCAGACCAGAGCCAGCTGGAACCGCTGATCCTGGAGTTCCACCTTGCAGCTGCTctaaattaaatgaagagGGTGAATAAGGAATGGTTCCCGAAAGGTCATTCGTGTATAATGCATTCATTGATGGATAAACTGGACCAGTATTCCCCTCGGTTTTGAGCGCCATAGTATCAATATCACAATCATTTAGTATATTATGAGTAGGCATGTTTGGTCTAGATAAAGAAGTTTGCCTTCCCTGTCTCAACGGGTTATATTGATGTTTTGAGTACTTTGATGACTTGCTCTCTTTAAAAGCAGCATCAATGTCATTTTCTAACATTTTCCTCACAGTTAGATGGAAACCACTCTTTTCGACAGGTTGcaataaatatttgtaaATGACCGAATTAGGGTTGAGGATAATCGCCGGATACATACCCAGTTCAGGTGCCctttcatcaaataatttgataaattccTCATTTGACATACCTGATTCGCCAATATATCTTAACAACATGATACGGCTAATTATTCCGATAAATGATAATCCACGACGGTATTCCTTAATCGCTTTACCCTCTTGGGCTTGATTTAATTCCTCAGTTCTATCCACTATTTCAAGTGTTTTAAAACGCTGAAATAGCTTGACGATTGTAATGAcatcatttaaatttagAAGTGAGGAGAGAGTAAACTTTCTTGCCGTCAATAAAACACAGGCAACACAATAGTATTTTAGAGACCGACACACAGTGTATGTGTCCTCAAGATGCAACAACGACTCACTCATGTTTAACCAGCATGAGTAGATGCCCTGTGTAACCATCTTCTCCACATCTACACTCTTATAGGAAGGGCTATCGCTTAGTCTTGTTATCAGATTATCAACTGAACCATATATGCGACATCTATTGAATTCATAGAACTGAACATATTGACATGCTTGTACTTTTTCAAGCTTTGATACAGGACCTGCTGAAGTAATCTGAATTTTACCGTACGCAATATCAAATAACTTTGACATTTGCAATTTAACTGCCTCATATTTTGGCATTATTGCTTGTACTGATTCACAAACTTCTTGCaataattgttcttttAGAAATGGTGGCTTCGCACTGTTTTCGATCGCAGTATAACGTTCGTtataaagaatttttccAGAGAAATGACTAGCCAATTGCAAAATGGCACATTCACCATATGATTTAAGTTCGCTAACGGTCATGCTATCAAAGGCATTTGATCTTGGTACTTTATCAACAGTTTCAACAAAAGctttattatttaagaaaCCCGCTCTTCTAAAATCATTTGGTAATAAACAtgacatttttctttcgtCAACTGACCGCAACCCCCCAAACTTCGcattcatcatcttctcAAAACAATAAAGTTTCCACCACAAAACTCTTCTTTTCTCTGCCATGGCTTCGTCAAGGCCCAAGTAATATTCCCAACGCGGTAAACCTATTCTCATTGCCTGTTGAATTGCAACACATAGTACCTTTTCAAAACCATAATGTTCTTCAGCCCATTGTTGTTCGTCCAAAAACAACACTAGCAATTCTAAATATGCTACACTAGCATCCGAATCGATTAGCCGATACATTGTTGAGTTATAATAACTGAAGCTCAGAGCCAGGAGAATTTCTTCACTCTCGCAAAAATCGACAAATTTTTGTACAACATTGGGATCTTTACATGTATCAGTTTCCCATTGTTTTTTAATGCATGCCAAATCTCTCATAAACGATTCAAAGGTATGACGAATGGTATCATACATCTTTAAAACCATTCTAAACATCTCAGAATCGTTGTACATGGTATCAAATAGTTGTTTATGACTAACTGACGTTAAATTCTCAATGAATGGTTGTGGTAAACGGTTAATTAACATACTGACCAATGATTTTTCGTTTGCTGTACTGGGACTCCCAATGGAGGAGGTTGAATTCGGCGTAGAAGCcatcaaatttttcttctgaagATAACTTTCTAGTGGATTTGCTATGGACATACATCCCTCATTCATATGTTGGAAACACATGTCAAAAAATCTAAGAGTGATATACAAGGTCTCCTTTGTGTGCTTTGCCATATCTGCACATTGTTCTTTTGATTGCATGTGTGTTCTAAAACAATAACCAATCCCCTGGATGGAAAAGGCTTGGAATGGGGAGTATAAACCAAACATTTCGTCTACTAGAGGTTGTTGAGGTTCCTTTTTTGAGCTTGTCCATATTCCAAAGTTTGTTAGATAAACTTGTTCTGTGTATTTATTTGTCAATAGATGTGATTCTAGTGATTTTGGATCATCCTTAGGAAtagaatttaatttattgaaatctATTACGGGGTTCCAGTTATCCACTAACTCAGTTACTTGGGCTTTCACACTTGATATTGCTCTATCAATATTAGTATTAGAC harbors:
- the COX17 gene encoding copper metallochaperone COX17 (ancestral locus Anc_5.205); translated protein: MSELHTNTTPSCHDETKKQEQAQEDKPKPCCVCKPEKEERDKCLLFNTEADETPASCQEFIDKYKACMRGYGFEV
- the DAP2 gene encoding dipeptidyl aminopeptidase (ancestral locus Anc_5.272) produces the protein MDRTDTPDAEETPLLFDKRKPVQDKLTKYGIIAILLIWGTVLLFRVIPSLPGRKFKLAHSKTTKNGLQKISFENVRKDLFKPKMQSLQWLNTPEAKENDKGLYVANIDDRYVIKSVFDRGYSESLLNSKNFTFQGVEYKVDSMAAAPDLSQLIIRTNTKQNWRHSTFGSYFVYNKTSEEFHHIGDDIALAKWSPNSVDMVYIQGNNMYLYSTESHTTVETITSDGDARVFNGKPDWVYEEEVLESDCALWWSPDGQYIAFFKIDESQVKEFTIPYYVQDKDDLYPEMKTIKYPKSGTPNPDVDLWIYSIKEKDSFPVNVNHLSRESSPVLITEVVWVGEENLIMKISDRSSDILKVVLVDTLNKESQLVRKNPSEGGWWEITHNTLYIPKNDTLDRFHNGYVDLFPVDGFNHLVYFSSFNSSKPIILTRGEWEVVGGPLAFDHELNRIYFIATRKSSIERHVYYVELHKPEEIHPVTDTLSRGVYGISFSAGARFALLSYRGPKVPYQKIIDFKSKENLDFGELDGNILGKTLYYLEKNEKLREILKEYDVPKKEFKELNLGKDDDGEDILVNAFEILPNDFNPKLKDYYPVFFYAYGGPNSQQVLQGFSIGFNEVVASQLNAIVVVVDGRGTGFKGKRFRSLVRDNLGEYEAIDQISAAKLYSAKKYVNANKISLFGWSYGGYLTLKVLERDAGEYFKYGMAVAPVTDWSLYDTVYTERYMHTPQENIDGYVKSSVHNATSFGKVNRFLVMHGTGDDNVHFQNTLKFLDLLNLNNVENYDMHVFPDSDHAIKYHNANNMVYDRLLNWAGKAFTDQF
- the MED6 gene encoding mediator complex subunit MED6 (ancestral locus Anc_5.324), translating into MNTPLDELQWKSPEWIQAFGLRTDNVLDYFSESPFFEKTSNNHVIKMQRQFSQDPAQQSAAEQGQEFIPTGTNPTASTLLNTDDFSYLNKDPIRKDLLGKYPLHFVLEQELKKLKGIEYVLSNVREPDFWQIRKQYRSQPGNKIETLQNYYIIGANVYQSPTIFKVVQSRLLSSTLHLSKTLDDIYKLTEFKPSQGMQFIKPPMAPTTSNTSNATSNNPATTTAGNVSRSSGPPTMVMGGGPQPSGGAGGLHTGTMGAVSTSQYDNSLNERNNQDSISKEMMNKLILTSIKSTPEYI
- the FYV4 gene encoding mitochondrial 37S ribosomal protein mS41 (ancestral locus Anc_5.325), whose protein sequence is MIGRARLFSTTTRLLAVNKRVVPPTTEKLPDVSAFLTRIGRECSELTETYENDWNNLFSWNGRILKEKGVPVAQRKYVLKQVENLRQGHEERVRELKKGKKSFFGGERKRKANRAKWEAEQRKELADS
- the VMA22 gene encoding Vma22p (ancestral locus Anc_5.330), whose translation is MQSTRNGLITLPTEDNIRETMGEAMDTNGDAPYVRLVSLLAEYDSLLEQLQSSMSDGFHNLSRANYFNKDSLRGSYGVDYWDESYIGELTVEITGSTRPEVDIIRKKPILKTDDDGDDGSLEEKPDATDSTIKKRKGKNKEEKQRSTQKKKNTVYRDPITMFGGGLMIPSSLRQCQSNFKGCIPLFTQLINCKIRLNELLEEIKD
- the GIC1 gene encoding Gic1p (ancestral locus Anc_5.331) → MNNQVVLPQMKSIWLDEDQEVEKLYGGVRAQQFLGVDDDDEDMGIKVLNSDKPLLENKKFQNVAKYRTMVDNEKTGASNMATLHDNSGKKKKKFFGNLFNISMSKESRSGSASSRKISNPYDFQHISHADGKLDGKPLTTEEKQILEQPHQMQLQLPIFQDNWDVNKRASKTSDKLSVPKSRPRSNESSVYSNVTVDTGRIVSSATMATTFLERTPSFDKLHCKSAKKMNHYRNQSDQSDVSVEFLKNYSFPTLLEDKPITSFNGTKPTLNKHQSSPQLNLEGTMFGNTTFLNDKNMVKRSSSGATRVSVDDVLRYYHGSSDTNSPPLYGYE
- the DDE1 gene encoding Dde1p (ancestral locus Anc_5.287) codes for the protein MIYASRLANNERRISLLKEGHSFIDQSVHSIASSQSSKMFWFDLLKLVLTALVILLLTDRFINSFLLDFKRDLSKVALNQQSNISPVRKENETAVYRNFLAPQGFPLTTGLGISHGYKIRNGNFADVWMAIMEVSTNKLALHFGKDHSTSLESINGMINTILSNEQFKDVKDIGINVSVASSSGFALMVAAMLRSVTGNGGVPHILNAVPRERIESLDVLAIDSWSKYERLGESKDWYKLIIICEPKTGKNGNHLEYSNVITFDKLISDYKQDKVFRYSPPDDNLDDKKALLKISFQNMTTEFSQLNLVSSLATFIKGFPMNHEITGKDCLTILLRDTSKNSNISLQMWTKLLSVLLHGGSISFIDQTLTMRNIPTTTTLLLTELDSLKKLADSVKNQDPPISILQRLKLSYSKTLISEGIFTQVGKHSLPELDQLRCIFVADSLEGTEQITTFKSSIPKLQKEKYFNSLDTRQLNSLRAIFGSRIVIELYCPYLIFGPIFQTNFYDYRVFSDSVNKNFICFGTLSTSLEGKLIATLNDLDITKRQGMLCVRGFTIGKPLESSRQDAARKLSAQLGGGEGWMPLNGVFGLWGKDGCFYLYTDHHSEKYKKFIEANGLWPY